Below is a window of Mycolicibacterium rhodesiae NBB3 DNA.
TCGCTGGTCAAATACCTTGAGGCCGTTGGCGTCACACCCGACCAATTGCAGCGGCTGCGTAACTCGCTATTGGGTTAGGTACACCCCGACCGCCCACGCGACGGTGGCGAACAACGCACCGGCCAGCTCGACACCCATCGACAACGCGACACCTTTGACCGCGTGCTTGGTCGACACCCACGCCGTGCGCTGGTCACCGCGAGTGGACAGCTCCGCCAGATAGACACCGAGCACGAAGCCGATCACCAGCCCGATCACGGGGATCACGAAGAAGCCGATGATGCCGAGCACCGCACCTGCCGCCAGGCTGAGCGTGCGCACGTCGTTGGCGCGCATCCGCT
It encodes the following:
- a CDS encoding DUF456 domain-containing protein, whose translation is MGTGGIILVALAIAVGIIGIVVPLLPGTLLVFAAIAVWAVVENNLTGWVTLGVVTALLGAATLIKYTWPVKRMRANDVRTLSLAAGAVLGIIGFFVIPVIGLVIGFVLGVYLAELSTRGDQRTAWVSTKHAVKGVALSMGVELAGALFATVAWAVGVYLTQ